The Flammeovirga pectinis genomic interval AAAAAGGAAATTACATTCCTTAGGTGCAATTAACCACACGGCTATCGATGCATATAATGAAATAAAAGAACGAAACTCATTCATTTTAGAGCAAAGAGAAGATTTAAACAAAGCAAAAGAACAACTTTTAGCTACTATCGAAGAAATAGATGGTATTGCACAAGAAAAGTTCATGACAGCATTTACGCAGATAAGAGATAACTTTATGGAAGTATTTAGGTCTCTATTTACTGATGAAGACAACTGTGACCTAAGGCTTGCTGATGACAGTGACCCTCTAAATTCTAAAATTGAAATCCTAGCCCAACCAAAAGGAAAGCGACCTCTTACAATCAATCAATTGTCTGGTGGAGAAAAAACTTTAACAGCAACTGCTTTACTTTTTGCAATTTATCTGATTAAACCTGCTCCCTTCTGTATTTTTGACGAAGTTGATGCACCTTTAGATGATGCAAATGTTGATAAATTCAATAAGATCATTAATAAATTCTCACATAACTCACAGTTTATTATTGTTACTCATAACAAAAGAACAATGTCTAGTACAGATGTTATTTATGGCGTTACAATGATTGAACAAGGTGTTACAACTGTAGTTCCTGTTGATATCAGAGATAGTCCTACATTAGATGCCTTTACATCTAAATAACTGTTCTAGTTTGAAAAAAGTGTTCGCTCACGTTCATTAACAAATTAACTCTTCAAACAATCAACCAACTGATAATCAACAAATTAATGCATAAGGTATATTATTAGACAATAGATAGTTGTAACCGAACTGAATGTCTATCTCTCTTAATTATACTAAAATGAAATATCGAGTCATAAAACACCTGTTTTTATCCTTTACCCTTATTTTTATACTTTTCACTAGCTCTACACTATCTGCTTCTACACATCATGGAAAACAAGATAAAGTAACATCAAAGAAAAATAATTCTGAAAAGGAAGAGTGGCTTCATTATGCAAATTCTGCAAGACAGTGTATTGAAACCAGTAATCTGATGGATGCCCTAGAATTGATTGATATAAGCATAGAAATCAATAAAAATAGTACAAATTTGGAAATTAAAGGTGATTACTACACTAGTATGGGTAATCTAACAAAAGCATTCGAACATTATCAGTTAGCAATTCAGCATTTTAATAATAATGGATACAATAATATAATGTTAAAAGCTTTACACAATAAAGTTAATTTAACAAAAAATGCCTTAACAATCAGAAAATAAAAAATGCTTTTAAACAACTGAACCTCAACACTTTCATGTTGAGGTTCTTATACGATTTTCATCAGTAGTTGCGTCAGATAGGAAAAAAATAACCGACTAAGTTAAAAAAATCTTCGAATAGGAATATTATTCCTTTGAAGTATTACAAATATAGGGAACTATTAATAAATATCAATAGAATCTTAAAATATTAACAAATAAATGTCAATTTAACCCTATATATGTTAAAATAGACTACTGAGTCTAATTCTGACTACTTTTTAATTGCTTCAATAAGCTTAGGAACTACTTCAAAAGCATCTCCTACAACTCCATAATCTGCCGCTTTAAAGAAAGGTGCATCTGGATCTTTATTAATAGCGACAATCACTTTAGAAGAGTTCACCCCTGCCAAATGCTGAATTGCACCAGAAATACCAACCGCAATATATAATTGAGGAGCTACTTTAATTCCTGTTTGTCCAACATGCTCGTGGTGAGGTCTCCAATCCATATCAGATACAGGTTTTGAACAAGCAGTTGCTGCACCCAATGTAGAAGCTAAGTCTTCAATCATTTGCCAATTTTCTGGGCCTTTCATTCCTCTACCTGCAGAAACTACTAAATCTGCTTCTGGTAATAAAATATCACCTTCTTGTTTATGAACACCGATACGTTTTACACCAAAATCAGCAGCATCAAAAGCAACAGAAATTTCTTCTATGGCTGCTTCTGAAGAAGTAGGTTCTAATTGAACTACATTCTTTGTAACAGTAATAACTTTTTTACCAT includes:
- a CDS encoding electron transfer flavoprotein subunit alpha/FixB family protein, translating into MSVLVFIEADNGVIKKSSLEAVAYGAKIGAVTVVAMGSIDASELAKVGNYGAEKVLHCSDDRLNDGVIAATAKLIAEAVGQSGAETVVMSRSSLVDAVAARVAIKIGASVVTNVQDFPDTSNGFVVKRGVFTGKAFAFVSVPDGKKVITVTKNVVQLEPTSSEAAIEEISVAFDAADFGVKRIGVHKQEGDILLPEADLVVSAGRGMKGPENWQMIEDLASTLGAATACSKPVSDMDWRPHHEHVGQTGIKVAPQLYIAVGISGAIQHLAGVNSSKVIVAINKDPDAPFFKAADYGVVGDAFEVVPKLIEAIKK